One Rhodohalobacter sp. SW132 DNA segment encodes these proteins:
- a CDS encoding DUF4105 domain-containing protein, whose amino-acid sequence MNHYFLRWIWITIFTFFFIPIDSLVAQEVLNGSEDHSTSLSSDFHQLYIVFAGPYPASPSSSFGHLFLLTEPSNSDNLQMWDAINFAADVQDESGASSLYNGLIGNLEGNFEILPFYKMIQDYSYSESRDLWLFPIHLESHEKQRFTDYINHTGGKARQYRFSDKNCASRVSEALHYVFNQEYSSKLLVLPQQVLNDDVIAQRLSEPLWIENVESQMLTIYTELDNAMSFNSAPDSLSNTERVKFLKTYEWLYNNTATTIDNNKRKFIEELRFKVSQSSSDYDFTHLNTRDFTIHHPGRFGASYGYNQFGNNYVNLDIRLGLHDFNDVSVTYPKFDYINVFSLSMLFSDRAIVEEFWVFNQESRQPVNHFNTSPSWSLGFGGQRYFLNDIDSFAMGIFTGIGRSYSIFDDQWNFSLLLNANPVYITDDSFSIIIEPKLEQRIFFTDTFKLAFGISNPVYLKSNELLNIHLDSSLVLNLNNNVSLTTDFKMWKNMVSIESGIKVNFPY is encoded by the coding sequence ATGAATCATTACTTCCTCAGGTGGATATGGATAACCATATTCACCTTTTTTTTTATCCCTATAGATTCTTTAGTTGCTCAAGAAGTCTTAAATGGATCTGAAGATCACAGCACTTCACTTTCTTCGGATTTCCATCAGCTATATATAGTTTTCGCCGGTCCATATCCTGCCAGTCCATCATCTTCATTTGGTCATCTTTTCTTATTAACTGAACCCAGCAATTCAGATAACTTACAGATGTGGGATGCAATAAATTTCGCAGCAGATGTACAAGACGAGTCTGGTGCCTCAAGCTTATATAATGGGTTGATTGGAAATCTGGAAGGTAATTTCGAGATTCTACCATTCTATAAAATGATCCAGGATTATTCATATTCTGAATCAAGGGATTTATGGCTATTTCCAATTCATCTTGAAAGCCACGAAAAACAACGATTTACTGACTACATAAATCATACAGGGGGGAAAGCGAGACAGTATCGTTTTTCAGATAAAAACTGTGCTTCTCGAGTTAGTGAGGCTTTGCATTATGTCTTTAATCAAGAGTATAGCTCTAAACTTTTGGTACTTCCTCAACAAGTTTTAAATGATGATGTTATTGCTCAGCGATTATCAGAACCTCTTTGGATTGAGAATGTAGAAAGCCAAATGTTGACGATTTATACAGAATTAGATAATGCCATGTCATTCAATTCTGCACCTGATTCATTAAGCAATACGGAACGCGTCAAGTTTTTGAAAACGTATGAATGGTTATATAACAACACCGCGACAACTATTGATAATAATAAACGAAAATTTATTGAAGAATTAAGGTTTAAGGTATCTCAGAGTAGCAGTGACTATGATTTTACCCACCTCAACACCAGGGATTTTACAATTCACCATCCGGGTAGGTTCGGGGCAAGCTACGGGTACAATCAATTTGGAAACAACTATGTAAACTTAGATATAAGGTTAGGACTTCACGATTTTAACGATGTATCGGTTACGTATCCAAAATTCGACTATATAAATGTATTTAGCCTTAGTATGCTCTTCAGTGACAGAGCCATTGTTGAGGAGTTCTGGGTTTTCAACCAAGAGAGCAGACAACCTGTAAATCATTTTAATACTTCACCTTCCTGGTCACTTGGTTTTGGTGGTCAAAGGTATTTTTTAAATGACATTGATTCATTTGCAATGGGGATATTTACAGGGATCGGACGTTCATATTCAATATTTGATGATCAGTGGAATTTTTCATTACTGCTAAATGCCAACCCCGTTTACATAACAGATGATTCCTTTTCAATTATCATTGAACCCAAATTAGAACAGAGAATATTCTTCACGGATACATTTAAACTTGCCTTCGGAATCAGCAATCCTGTATATCTCAAATCAAATGAATTATTGAATATTCATTTAGATTCCTCACTGGTATTAAACTTAAACAACAATGTCAGCTTAACAACCGACTTTAAGATGTGGAAAAATATGGTAAGTATTGAAAGTGGTATTAAAGTTAACTTTCCTTATTAG
- a CDS encoding PEGA domain-containing protein, which yields MKNALLFGISIISFLVIASCATLTQGTKQTVTINSNVDGAQVYLEGAQIGTTPFVGEIPKNKEALTIQKDGYRTHTLSFSKSLEPIFWGNIISGGTIGSLTDFVSGAAYSYSPSSYQVEMYRDGESDAAFMQRFELRKYAMTHITDISVDLGNDGGEHLKTLINLAELTYDDASIDLIKSKFAFSQGNEIIFGNEVVELI from the coding sequence ATGAAAAACGCACTACTATTCGGGATTTCTATCATCAGTTTCCTTGTCATCGCAAGTTGCGCAACACTGACCCAAGGAACTAAACAGACCGTCACCATAAACTCAAATGTAGACGGAGCACAAGTCTATCTTGAAGGAGCTCAAATTGGCACGACTCCATTTGTTGGTGAAATACCTAAAAACAAAGAAGCTCTAACTATTCAAAAAGATGGTTATAGAACTCACACTCTTAGCTTCTCCAAAAGTCTGGAGCCCATATTTTGGGGTAATATAATCTCTGGCGGAACAATTGGTAGTTTGACTGATTTTGTTTCAGGAGCTGCATATTCATATTCACCTTCAAGCTATCAAGTTGAAATGTACAGAGACGGCGAGTCTGACGCGGCCTTTATGCAACGTTTTGAACTGAGAAAATATGCAATGACTCACATTACTGATATTTCTGTCGATTTAGGAAATGATGGTGGTGAGCATCTTAAAACTCTAATCAATCTTGCAGAACTTACCTATGATGATGCATCTATTGATTTGATTAAGTCAAAATTTGCTTTTTCTCAAGGCAATGAAATCATCTTCGGAAATGAAGTAGTTGAACTAATCTAA